Below is a genomic region from Persicimonas caeni.
GGCCAGCAGCTCTTGTTGGGCGCCTACGGCGCGCTGATGCGCCAGGTCGACGAGGGCAAGTGTGAGATGTTCACCCACCGTGAGATGCTCGACCTGGTCGTCGTCGACGGCCGGGCCCGCGGCATCATCACGCGCAACCTGTGGACCGGCGAAATCGAGCGCCACAGCGGCGACGCGGTGGTCTTGTGCACCGGCGGCTACGGGCGTGTCTACTTCCTGTCGACCAACGCGTTCAACTCCAACGGCACCGCCGCCTGGCGCTGTCACCGTCGCGGGGCGTTCATGGCGAACCCCTGCTACGTGCAGATCCACCCGACGTGCATCCCCTCGTCGGGTCACTACCAGTCGAAGCGTACCCTCATGAGTGAGAGTCTGCGCAACGACGGTCGTGTGTGGGTGCCCAAGAACAAAGCGGACGTCGACAAGCCTCCGCACCAGATTCCGGAGAAGGACCGCGACTACTACCTGGAGCGCAAGTACCCGGCCTTCGGTAACTTGGTGCCGCGTGACGTCGCGTCGCGTAACGCCAAGTACATGGTCGACGCGGGCTTGGGTGTCGGACCGCAGCACAACGCGGTCTACCTCGACTTCAGCCACGCCATCAAAGAGCAGGGCCGTGATGCCATCAAGGAGAAGTACGGCAACCTGTTTCACATGTACCACAAGATCACCGACGAGAACCCGTACGAGCAGCCGATGCGCATCTTCCCGGCCGTTCACTACGTGATGGGCGGTCTATGGGTCGACTACAACCTGATGAGCAACCTGCCGGGACTCTTCGTCGCCGGTGAGGCCAACTTCTCGGACCACGGCGCCAACCGCCTGGGCGCCAGCGCCCTGATGCAGGGCCTAGCCGACGGCTACTTCATCGTCTCGCGCGCGGTCAGCAACTACCTGGCCGAGAACCGCTTCGAGATCACCGACGTGAGCACCGACCAGGGTGAGTTCAAAGAGGCTGAAAAAGAGGTCCGCACGGGCATCGACAAGCTTCTCGAGCTCAACGAGAAGGCCAAGGCGAAGCCGGCCGACCAGCAGCGCACGGTCATGGACATCTACCGTGACCTGGGCGAAATCATGTGGGACAAGGTTGGCATCGCGCGCACCGGCGAGGGCCTCAAGAAGGCGCTCGAAGAGATTCCGAAGCTTCGCGAGGAGTTCTGGTCGGGCGTAATCATCCCCGGCGATGACGACACGTTCAACAAGTACCTCGAGGTCGCCGGCCGCGTGGCCGACTTCCTCGAGCTCGGTGAGCTGATGGCCCGCGACGCGCTCGAGCGCGACGAATCGGCCGGCTGTCACTTCCGCGAGGAGCACCAGACCGAGAAGGGCGAAGCGCTGCGTGACGACGAAGCCTACGCCTACGTCGCGGCCTGGGAATACCAAGGAATGAACGAAGCGGAGAAGCTGCACAAAGAGCCGCTCGAGTTCGAATTCGTCAAGCTAAAGCAGCGTAGCTATGAGTGATACGAGCGGCAAAGACAGCCTCCAAGTACAGAAGGCTACCGGTCAAGGAGTACGAGCCATGGCTCAAGGAATGACCCTGCATCTGAAAGTTTGGCGCCAAAAAGACGCCAACTCGCCCGGCAGGCTCGAGTCGATCACCGCCGAGGACATCACCGGCGACATGTCGTTTCTCGAGATGATGGACCTGGTCAACGAGCGCCTGGTCCAGGACGGCAAAGAGCCCGTCGAATTCGACAGCGACTGCCGCGAGGGTATCTGCGGCACCTGCGGTCTGACGATCAACGGGCAGGCCCACGGCCCCGAGCGCGGCACCGCGGTGTGCCAGCTGCACATGCGCAGCTTCTCGAACGGCGACACCATCGTCATCGAGCCGTTCCGCGCCCGCGCCTTCCCGGTCGTCAAAGACCTGGTCGTCGATCGCGCAGCGTTCGACCGCATCATCCAGTCGGGCGGCTACACCTCGGTGACCACTGGCCCGCACGCCGACGCCAACACCCACCTGGTGCCCAAGCCCGACGCCGACCGCTCGTTCTTCGCGGCGACCTGCATCGGCTGCGGCGCCTGCGTGGCGGCTTGCCCGAACGCGTCGGCCTCGCTGTTCACCAGCGCCAAGCTCACCCAGTACGCGATGCTCCCGCAAGGCCAGGCCGAGCGCGAGATTCGCACGATCCGCATGATCAACCAGATGGACGAGGAGGGCTTCGGCAACTGCTCGAATATCGGAGAGTGTTCGGCGGTCTGCCCCAAGAATATCGAACTCGAGAATATCTCGCGCATGCGCCGCGAGTACCTGCGCGCCATCTTCAAGATGGGCGGTCAGGCCGAGCACACCGACTGAGCAGTCGTTGTACGAGCACAAAGAAAAACGGCGGCCGGGGCAACCCGGCCGCCGTTTTTTTGTGTCGAGCGCTTAGCGCTTAGTACGCTCCCGGCTCTCTCGGGTACTCGTCGTCATCGTCGTCATCGTCGTCGCCGCTCTCGTCGGCTTCGACTTCGCCTCTGGGAAAGTCGTACTGCTCGGAAGGCGTCTCCCAGTCGAAGTTGATCGGCTCTTCGACGACCGGCTCGTAGCTGTCGTCGTCATCGTCGTCGTCGTCGCCGGGCATCGGCGTTTCGCCGTCGTCGTCATCGTCGTCGTCGCCGGGCATCGGCGTTTCGCCGTCGTCGTCATCATCGTCGTCGTCGCCGGGCATCGGCGTTTCGCCGTCGTCGTCATCGTCGTCGTCGCCGGGCATCGGCGTTTCACCGTCGTCGTCATCGTCGTCGCCCGGGGTCGGCGTTTCGCCGCCGTCTTCGTCGGCCACGCAGATGGCGGTGGTGCAGGCGGTGCAACCGGCGTCTTCAGCGGTCACCGGCTCGGTCGGGCACGTCTGGGAGTTGTCACCAGTGACGATGTCGCCGCCCAAATTGTCGATCTCGGCCACGAGCTCGTCGACGGTGCACTGAGCGAGCTCGAAGTTATGGATGGCGATGAAGTCGCCGTTGACCCACTCGAGGCACGACATGTCCAGGTGTGACAGCTGCGGGTTGCGCTCCAAGACCACGTCGCCCCACACGGTGGTGAGCACCGGCGCTGCCAGGCTCTTCAGGCCACCGTTGAAGTGGACTTTGAAGTCACCGTTGACCACGACCAGGCTCGGCAGGCAAAGGCATTCGAGGCCGTCGCTGTGCTCGAAGATGAACGTGCCCATCACGCAGGTCAGCTTGGGCAGCTCGAGGTTGGTCAGCGCGTCGTTGCCCGCGAAGATGAGGTCGTCGCCCACGCCGAACAGGCTCTCGAAGCTCGCCGACTGGAGCGCCGGGTTGCCGAAGACGTGCAGGTAGCCCGAGACCTCGCGAAGCGTGTCGAACGAGATGCTGGTCAGCGCCGAGTTGCCCTCGACGACCAGGCCTTCGCCGGTCTCCTCGAGGTTGGGCAGGCTGATATCTTGCAGCGCGGTGTTGTCGGCGATGCCGATAAAGCCGCCGGTGCTTCGCAGCCCGCTCAGCGCGCTCAAGTCGGTGATGTCGTCGGTGTCTTGAACAAACAGGTGATTCTCGACGGTAAAGCAACTCAGCCCGTCGAACTGGGCCAGATCGGACTGCTGGCTGATGTTGACCGTGCCCGCAATCACTTGGCAACCATCTTGGCCGTCGTCGCTGCCGGTCTGCGCCGCCGACTGCGACGCGCTGGGCGCCGGCGTCGGATTGGGCGAGGTGTCGGCCTCACCGCAGGCGCTCGCGCCGGCGGTCACCAGCGACAAGACAGCCAAATACACTAAGCTTCTCAAACTCGCGTTCCTCATGTCATCCCCCTTAGAGGAAGGTAATGCGACATCATCTGTGTCGTTGACCCGCCACGCGGAGCCGGCCTGGCTCCGGCGGTAGATGTGCCGGGGTGTCGTCGTTTAGGCGACACCCTACTACATGTCATCGTTCACCAATGAACTTAAGGCGACTGCAGAGTCTGGAAACCCCCGTGGACGCCGATAGCCTCGAAGTGCGCCGCGCAGCGCGCCTCAGCCTCCGTTTTGGTTGCTCGTGCTTGACGCGGGCCCGCCAAGTTCCTTAAAAATGTGCAGATTTTGGAACAACTACCCGATGTCTCGAGGAGACGTAATGAAAGGAAGTCAGGTCAAGTTTGTCATCGCTCTGCTCGCGCTGAGCGTCTTTGGGGTCACCTTCGGCTCGGGATGTGCGGCCATGCGCGCCTCGGCCGCTCGCCAGGCCCACATCAACAAGATGACCAAGCAGCACGTGTACTCGATGCCCTGCGAGCAGGTCTGGCCGACCGCGCGGCAGTTGCTGTTCACCAACGGCTTCTCGGTCAAAGACACCGGCGAGGGCACGACCATGACCCTCGAGACGGAGTGGGCCTACCAGGGCCAGAGCTCGTCGCGCTACCTCGTGCAGGGCATCGAGCCGACCGAGAGTCAGTGCAAGGTCAACTTCACCAAGAACACCCGCTCGCAGAACAACCACACGAGCACGAACCGTGACCTCGACATCGAGTGGCAGCTTCTGCAGAAGGTCGACCAGGAGAGCGCCCAGAAGATCCTTCAAGAGGCGGAAGTCAAGGCCAACGCCGCTTCGGCTAGCTGATTGGAAGCAGGACCGAGCACCACAGCTGAGCAAGCAGCAAAAAGCCCCCGTCGGCGAGTCCGGCGGGGGCTTTTTGCGCGTTGGGCTTGTGTGGGGGGCGTATGTACGAGACGAGGCTTCGAATGTGGGGATTATTCGGGACTGCCGAAGACATAGAAGCGGGCGCGCAGCACGAGTCGCTCTCCGTCGTCGTGCGGCTCGATGACGAACTCGGCGGGGACGAGCGGGCGGTCGAGATCGAGCATCTGGGTGACGAAACCGAGCAGATCGGCCGGTTTGGCCGCTGCTTCGAGTCCGTAGAGCTTCGGCGCCACGCTCTTCCACCCCTGGGCGGCGACAGGTCGCTGACGCAGCTCGGTGATGTCGGTGGCGAAGCCCGAGGCGGTCTCGGCGAGGTCCTCGAGCACCTCGCCAATCTGGGCGCGGCGCGGGATGACGCGCCCGACTTCTTTGTATGACTCGGAGGTGACCAGCTGGTTCTCCAGGTTGTAGAGGTCTTGGCGAAACCCGTACTGGTCTCGGCGCACCGCGAGCACGAACTGGCGGCCGTCGTCGAAGCGCGGCAACTCGACATCCACCGCCATGGGTGTGTGCAGGCCCTCGGCGGTGGCCGTAGCCGTGCCGGACCAGACCGTGGTCTCTTTCGACGTGCTGCGCTTCTCGTCGAGCGTAGCCGAGCCCATGCAGCGCGCGAAGGCTTGCTGGACGCCGTCGATGGTGGCCTCGTCCGCAGACGCCAACGTCCAGTCGGTGCGACCGTCGCCCAAGATGCGCACTCTCTCGATGTCGAGCGCATCGACGTCTCCGTCGACCGGCCCGCGGAAGGTGAGCATGGCAGTTTGCAGCGGGCGGGTCTGGTCGTCGGGGGCCGCCTCGAGGGGCTGGGTGTAGGCCCGGGTCAAGCAAAGGGAGGCGCGCAGGGCGCGGGCGTTGCGTTCGCGCAGCGTGTCGGCCAACACCATGCGATCGTAGCGGCCGGCTATTTCGTAGTAGAGAGTGCGGATTCGCTCGTAACGGTACCAAGACATGTTCGCCAGCAGTGAGCGCGACACGCCCTCGGGGAGACCGTCTTTCTCTTCCCACGTGATCAGCCCCGACTCATCGGGGGCCTCTCCCAAGCCGACGAGTTCGGCCCGCGCAGACTCGGCGAGCTTGGCCAGCCATGTGGCCGCGTCGAACTCTTCGGAGAGCTCGAGCTGGTAGAAGTCGACGATGAGTTGCTCGCCGCCCACGCGTGCGGAGAGCCCGTGATAGTCGGCGACCTGGCGCATGACGTAATTCAAGTCTGCGCCGTCGGCCAGCGTGGCGCGCAGGGTGGTGCGCTGCCAGTCGCCCACTCGAGACGCGCCCAGCGCTTCAAATTGGGTCGCGTTCGTCTCGCTCTGGGCCTGGGGCGACGAATCACCGCCGAAGCTGCACAAGCTGTCGGCATATTCGTCGAGGGGGCGCGCCTTTTTGGCCGGAAAGAGCTCGGGGCCGAAGTCGACGCCGCGCAACGGGGAGGCGAGTGCCTCGGTGGGCTCGAGTCGAAAAGTGATCGCGTCGTCTTCGTCCTTGCTGGCCTCGGCCACGCCGAAGTCGATGCGCGAGGCATCGCTCACGCGGGCGAGAAACTCGGCGAGGTCACGCCAACTTTGCGCGCGCCCAGCGATGCGCAGCCCCTCAACGTCCGCGCTGACCTCGAGCCCCTCGATACTCGTCGACTCCCAGCTATCGCGCCAGCCATGCCGCCGGTGCAATCGTTGGTCGGCCTGGCTCGACTTGGCCACCTCGATGGCTCGGATGACGCGGTCGAATTGGTGCAGCTGACCCTGAGCGCGGTCGAATCGCGCGCGCTGGATGGCACAGGCATTGATGCGCTTGGCGAGCTTCGTTCGCCGTGCCTGCTCGGCCACACCGTCTTGGTCATCGCCGCCGTCGCCTCCCGTCGACGCGCAGCCGGCACAAAAAAGCACCGCGGCGCATAGCCAGGTCAGGCGAGACGAGAGCTTGTGGTCGGAGTCGCTTGGCATCGGTGATCGCCGGGTCGCATGAACGCTGGTAAATCCTTGCCCAAAGCGTACTGGGCCAGTCTCGACAGGGCAAGCAGATCCCACTGCTGCGACCGGGCCTTGCATGCGCCGCAGCCTCCCTTGCGGGCCATGCCATGGTGGTTACCCCTTGATCGATACGGAGGTCGAAAATCACCGAAATCCGGACACCAGGAGGAGACGATGAGTCCAACGGGAATCAAATCGATGGACCGTGAGGTCAACGTCGCGATGGAGTGGATCATCGACGCCGAGAACGAGTTCGGCTGGGATGATCGTCAGAAGACCTTCCAGGCTGTGCGAAGCACGCTACACGCCCTGCGCGACCGGCTGACCCTCGAAGAGGCCGCCGACCTGGGAGCGCAGTTGCCGACCTTTTTGCGAGGTGTCTACTTCGAGGGCTTCCAGCCCCAGAAGCTACCGGTCAAGGACCGCGACGTGGAAGACTTCTTGGGCCACATTCG
It encodes:
- a CDS encoding fumarate reductase/succinate dehydrogenase flavoprotein subunit, translating into MKTLDSKIPEGPLHEKWDNRKAEYNLVAPNNKKKHNIIVVGTGLAGAASAASLAELGYNVKAFCISDSPRRAHSIAAQGGINATKNYPNDGDSIWRLFYDTIKGGDYRSREANTYRLAQLSSNIIDQAVAQGVPFAREYGGELATRSFGGAQVSRTFYARGQTGQQLLLGAYGALMRQVDEGKCEMFTHREMLDLVVVDGRARGIITRNLWTGEIERHSGDAVVLCTGGYGRVYFLSTNAFNSNGTAAWRCHRRGAFMANPCYVQIHPTCIPSSGHYQSKRTLMSESLRNDGRVWVPKNKADVDKPPHQIPEKDRDYYLERKYPAFGNLVPRDVASRNAKYMVDAGLGVGPQHNAVYLDFSHAIKEQGRDAIKEKYGNLFHMYHKITDENPYEQPMRIFPAVHYVMGGLWVDYNLMSNLPGLFVAGEANFSDHGANRLGASALMQGLADGYFIVSRAVSNYLAENRFEITDVSTDQGEFKEAEKEVRTGIDKLLELNEKAKAKPADQQRTVMDIYRDLGEIMWDKVGIARTGEGLKKALEEIPKLREEFWSGVIIPGDDDTFNKYLEVAGRVADFLELGELMARDALERDESAGCHFREEHQTEKGEALRDDEAYAYVAAWEYQGMNEAEKLHKEPLEFEFVKLKQRSYE
- a CDS encoding succinate dehydrogenase/fumarate reductase iron-sulfur subunit produces the protein MTLHLKVWRQKDANSPGRLESITAEDITGDMSFLEMMDLVNERLVQDGKEPVEFDSDCREGICGTCGLTINGQAHGPERGTAVCQLHMRSFSNGDTIVIEPFRARAFPVVKDLVVDRAAFDRIIQSGGYTSVTTGPHADANTHLVPKPDADRSFFAATCIGCGACVAACPNASASLFTSAKLTQYAMLPQGQAEREIRTIRMINQMDEEGFGNCSNIGECSAVCPKNIELENISRMRREYLRAIFKMGGQAEHTD
- a CDS encoding DUF2267 domain-containing protein, coding for MSPTGIKSMDREVNVAMEWIIDAENEFGWDDRQKTFQAVRSTLHALRDRLTLEEAADLGAQLPTFLRGVYFEGFQPQKLPVKDRDVEDFLGHIRQEFKQMPVVDAELIAKKVFKVLCDHVSKGEMEDVIGMLPHDFDYLWEEGQVKRPSST